The following proteins are co-located in the Mycolicibacterium goodii genome:
- a CDS encoding DUF692 domain-containing protein — translation MRTVPALGDIGIGWRREIAGVIADLTPGFCEVIAESIPIRRRRARPEPALLDLVGRDVPVIPHGVALSLGGVEPVQPERIQRLAACAQALRSPLVSEHIAFVRAGGIEAGHLLPVPRTREAIEVLADNIHRTRGHLNVPLAVENIASFVEWPESDLTESEFLTELVDRTGVLLVLDVANVYANARNRGRDPLRELARLPVERVAYSHVAGGREGEDFYHDTHTARTPPQVLGLVAALRQRVDTPIMLERDGHFPPAAELFDELDAIAEAAGAAPITNQAREVWT, via the coding sequence ATGAGAACCGTGCCCGCACTCGGTGACATCGGAATCGGCTGGCGACGCGAGATCGCCGGGGTGATCGCGGATCTCACGCCGGGATTCTGTGAGGTGATCGCCGAATCCATCCCGATCCGTCGTCGCCGGGCCCGTCCGGAGCCGGCGCTGCTCGACCTCGTCGGACGCGATGTGCCGGTGATCCCGCACGGTGTCGCTCTGTCCCTCGGCGGTGTGGAACCGGTGCAGCCCGAGCGGATACAACGGCTGGCGGCGTGTGCACAGGCGCTGCGTTCTCCGTTGGTCAGTGAGCACATCGCCTTCGTCCGGGCGGGCGGGATCGAGGCCGGCCATCTGTTGCCGGTGCCGCGGACGCGCGAGGCCATCGAGGTGTTGGCGGACAACATCCACCGCACCCGCGGGCACCTGAATGTCCCGTTGGCGGTGGAGAACATCGCCTCGTTCGTGGAGTGGCCCGAATCCGACCTCACCGAATCGGAATTCCTCACCGAGCTGGTCGATCGCACCGGGGTGCTGCTGGTGCTCGACGTGGCCAATGTGTATGCCAATGCGCGCAACCGCGGCCGTGATCCGTTGCGGGAACTGGCCAGACTTCCCGTGGAGCGGGTGGCGTACAGCCATGTCGCCGGTGGGCGAGAGGGTGAGGATTTCTATCACGACACCCACACCGCGCGCACCCCACCGCAGGTGCTCGGACTCGTGGCCGCACTGCGGCAGCGGGTCGACACACCCATCATGCTCGAACGCGACGGCCACTTCCCGCCGGCCGCCGAGTTGTTCGACGAACTGGACGCGATCGCCGAGGCCGCCGGGGCCGCGCCGATCACCAACCAGGCACGCGAGGTGTGGACATGA
- a CDS encoding TIGR04222 domain-containing membrane protein yields MAASEKVLVWHGLAVTAGGVGYLAALALSVVFAVIWRIAATPRQRVETGPVSPTELAFLRSEFAPVVTALASLRATGRVTSTRRVDHAVRGAQIDGFTARTLRRVTADAEHTVPRLCRTSRDDLAAMAEELGERGLVTTREQRRRIRLGVLPSVVLVVIGLGYGVYLLTRLTADPHVAATFTLILFPTVMYATFLLPWLLQVRRLTPAGRRLLARERKRLAYLDPAKRPAFETYGPAAVALSAALFGAGALRAVDAGYADAVQAPGVAGGGADGGGGCGGDGGGGGGCGSCGGCGGGGGGCGG; encoded by the coding sequence ATGGCTGCGAGCGAGAAGGTCTTGGTGTGGCACGGCCTGGCGGTGACCGCGGGAGGAGTCGGCTACCTGGCGGCGTTGGCCCTGTCGGTGGTGTTCGCGGTGATCTGGCGGATCGCCGCGACACCACGACAACGCGTCGAAACCGGGCCGGTCAGCCCGACAGAGCTGGCCTTCCTGCGGTCGGAGTTCGCCCCGGTGGTCACCGCGCTGGCGAGCCTGCGCGCCACCGGGCGGGTCACCTCCACCCGGAGGGTCGATCATGCGGTGCGGGGCGCGCAGATCGACGGTTTCACCGCGCGAACGCTGCGCCGCGTGACCGCGGACGCGGAGCACACCGTCCCACGTCTGTGCCGGACGTCCCGCGACGATCTCGCGGCCATGGCGGAGGAGCTCGGCGAGCGCGGGCTGGTGACGACCCGCGAACAGCGCAGGCGGATCCGCCTCGGTGTGCTGCCCTCGGTGGTGTTGGTGGTGATCGGGCTGGGTTACGGTGTTTACCTGCTGACCCGCCTCACCGCTGACCCGCACGTGGCGGCCACGTTCACGCTCATCCTGTTCCCCACGGTCATGTACGCGACGTTCCTGCTTCCCTGGCTGCTGCAGGTGCGCCGGCTGACTCCTGCCGGGCGCCGGTTGCTGGCCCGGGAACGAAAGCGCCTGGCCTACCTGGATCCGGCGAAGCGTCCGGCGTTCGAAACCTACGGCCCGGCCGCGGTCGCGCTGTCGGCCGCCCTGTTCGGTGCCGGGGCGTTGCGGGCGGTCGACGCCGGTTATGCCGATGCGGTGCAGGCCCCGGGGGTCGCCGGTGGCGGCGCCGACGGTGGCGGCGGCTGCGGTGGCGACGGGGGCGGAGGCGGCGGCTGCGGCAGCTGCGGTGGCTGCGGCGGAGGCGGAGGAGGGTGCGGCGGATGA
- a CDS encoding NmrA family NAD(P)-binding protein translates to MTANDNSGTNPILVTGATGRHGNTGEYLVRRLREEGRAVRVLARTPGERTERLAALGAEIVRGDLHDRRTLVPALADVDLAYFTYPIDAGVIPAAANYAAAVREVGRYPRTVVMSMGPSHPESPSSLGRAQWLAEEILDWAGLDLLILRVFALFHENLKILHSRSIREQGLIRNSFGPERVGWISGRDAAELALAGLLHPERFSGQVVDVKGAEELSHVEIASLLSQLAERPVRYEPATREQWRQDLVELSQVEGEDVVNPAMAQHISSVGDMVARAGRTMGSDRAVLRALIGREPITVSEFLKTNLDRWFPVSV, encoded by the coding sequence ATGACGGCAAACGACAATTCAGGGACCAACCCGATTCTTGTCACCGGTGCGACCGGACGCCACGGCAACACCGGTGAATACCTCGTGCGGCGCCTGCGGGAGGAGGGCCGGGCGGTTCGGGTGCTTGCACGCACCCCCGGCGAGCGCACCGAACGGCTCGCGGCGTTGGGCGCCGAGATCGTACGAGGCGACCTGCACGACCGGCGCACCCTGGTACCGGCGCTCGCCGATGTCGACCTGGCGTACTTCACCTATCCCATCGATGCGGGCGTGATTCCGGCGGCGGCGAACTACGCCGCGGCCGTACGGGAAGTCGGCCGCTACCCACGGACGGTGGTGATGTCGATGGGGCCGTCGCACCCCGAGAGCCCGAGCAGCCTCGGGCGGGCCCAATGGCTTGCCGAGGAGATCCTGGACTGGGCGGGACTGGATCTGCTGATCCTGCGGGTGTTTGCGTTGTTCCACGAGAACCTGAAAATTCTGCACAGCCGCTCGATTCGCGAGCAGGGACTCATCCGTAACTCGTTCGGGCCCGAACGCGTCGGGTGGATCAGCGGTCGCGACGCCGCGGAACTGGCGCTCGCGGGATTGCTGCACCCCGAACGGTTTTCCGGGCAGGTCGTCGATGTCAAAGGCGCCGAGGAGCTCAGCCACGTCGAGATCGCGTCGCTGCTGTCCCAGTTGGCCGAACGGCCTGTCCGCTACGAGCCTGCCACCCGGGAGCAGTGGCGGCAGGATCTGGTCGAGCTGTCACAGGTTGAGGGCGAAGACGTGGTCAACCCCGCGATGGCGCAGCATATTTCCTCGGTCGGCGACATGGTCGCGCGGGCGGGACGCACCATGGGGTCCGACCGTGCGGTGCTGCGTGCGCTCATCGGCCGCGAACCCATCACCGTGTCGGAGTTCTTGAAGACCAACCTCGACAGGTGGTTCCCGGTCAGCGTGTGA
- a CDS encoding zinc-dependent alcohol dehydrogenase family protein, translating to MKQLILTKFGDPEEVVRLVDTPEPVAGTGKVLVRLEAAAINPSDLLLVNGKYLVHPELPAGVGAEGVGIVEAVGPDVDSILVGKRVIVLPTYTYGTWSQKVVAAAHDVVEVPDADPRQLAMLSINPPTAHLLLDRVVNLRVGDWVGQTAANSAVGRYVATLARRRGLRTLNIVRREDAVEDVRAAGGDVVLVSGPDLADDIKQVLGGEKLSLVIDPLGGSAASDLIGALEFGGTAVAYGSLTGTPMSVSAADLFGREVRLTGFWLGNWYARRPRHEIVDTLDHLAHLIAEGVLHAPVEATYHLDDYLKALTHARTAERGGKILFTFE from the coding sequence ATGAAACAACTCATCCTGACCAAGTTCGGCGACCCCGAGGAGGTGGTCCGGCTGGTCGACACCCCTGAACCGGTCGCCGGCACCGGCAAGGTGCTGGTCCGCCTGGAAGCCGCCGCCATCAACCCGTCGGACCTGCTGCTGGTGAACGGCAAGTACCTCGTACACCCGGAACTGCCCGCCGGGGTGGGTGCCGAGGGTGTCGGAATCGTCGAAGCCGTTGGGCCCGACGTGGACTCGATTCTCGTGGGCAAACGCGTGATCGTGCTTCCCACCTACACCTACGGCACCTGGTCACAGAAGGTGGTCGCCGCGGCGCACGACGTCGTCGAGGTGCCCGACGCAGACCCTCGCCAGTTGGCGATGCTGTCCATCAACCCGCCCACCGCCCACCTGCTGTTGGATCGCGTCGTCAACCTGCGGGTCGGTGACTGGGTGGGGCAGACCGCGGCGAACTCCGCGGTGGGGCGCTACGTCGCCACCCTGGCCCGGCGTCGAGGCCTCAGGACGCTCAACATCGTCCGGCGTGAGGACGCCGTCGAAGACGTGCGCGCCGCCGGCGGTGACGTGGTCCTGGTGAGCGGCCCCGACCTTGCCGACGACATCAAGCAGGTGCTCGGTGGCGAAAAACTGAGCCTGGTCATCGACCCGCTCGGTGGCTCGGCCGCATCGGATCTCATCGGCGCCTTGGAGTTCGGTGGGACGGCGGTTGCCTACGGGTCGTTGACCGGTACACCGATGAGTGTGTCGGCGGCGGACCTGTTCGGCCGCGAGGTGCGTCTCACCGGCTTCTGGCTCGGCAACTGGTACGCGCGCCGGCCGCGGCACGAAATCGTCGACACCCTGGACCATCTGGCCCACCTCATCGCCGAGGGCGTGCTGCACGCGCCGGTGGAGGCGACCTACCACCTCGACGACTATCTCAAGGCTTTGACCCACGCTCGCACCGCTGAGCGCGGCGGCAAGATCCTGTTCACCTTCGAATGA
- a CDS encoding acyl-CoA thioesterase, giving the protein MTTGQRAGHPLDAVIDIRPDGGRGAHGWTVPEYGNMVGPFGGATAAFILQVIDAQADKVGEPVALTVTYAAPIAEGEFHVDVDLVRTNRTNQHWTATLSQDGEVKSTATAIFGIRREVWSDTEAVMPAVGEPASYPPAAWPLGVAFLGNYDIRVVDGAPPQDEPPAPSSLSTFWVRHDPDRRLDFPALAALADIFYPRVFLRLGRSVPAGTVSMTTYFHARAAELERVGCDHILATARAQRFSGGYFDQAAQLWSRDGVLLSTTNQIVYYKDSR; this is encoded by the coding sequence GTGACGACGGGGCAGCGTGCGGGGCATCCGCTGGATGCGGTCATCGACATCCGGCCCGACGGCGGCCGTGGTGCGCACGGGTGGACGGTGCCCGAGTACGGCAACATGGTGGGCCCGTTCGGGGGTGCCACTGCGGCCTTCATCCTGCAGGTGATCGATGCGCAGGCCGACAAGGTCGGGGAACCGGTCGCATTGACCGTCACCTATGCCGCGCCCATCGCCGAGGGCGAGTTCCATGTGGACGTCGATCTGGTGCGCACCAACCGTACCAATCAACACTGGACGGCCACCCTCAGCCAGGACGGTGAGGTGAAGTCCACGGCGACAGCGATTTTCGGTATCCGTAGGGAAGTCTGGTCGGACACCGAGGCGGTCATGCCCGCCGTGGGGGAACCGGCGTCGTATCCACCCGCGGCCTGGCCGTTGGGGGTGGCGTTCCTGGGCAACTACGACATCCGTGTCGTCGACGGTGCGCCGCCGCAGGACGAGCCGCCCGCGCCGTCGTCACTGTCGACGTTCTGGGTGCGCCACGATCCCGATCGGCGCCTCGACTTTCCCGCGCTGGCCGCGCTGGCCGACATCTTCTATCCGCGGGTGTTTTTGCGTCTCGGGCGGTCGGTGCCCGCGGGAACGGTCTCGATGACGACGTATTTCCATGCCCGCGCCGCCGAGTTGGAGCGGGTGGGCTGCGACCACATCCTGGCGACCGCGCGGGCCCAGCGCTTCTCGGGAGGCTATTTCGACCAGGCCGCACAACTCTGGTCGCGTGACGGCGTGCTGCTCTCAACCACCAATCAGATTGTCTACTACAAGGATTCGCGCTGA
- the pgm gene encoding phosphoglucomutase (alpha-D-glucose-1,6-bisphosphate-dependent) has translation MSANPRAGQPAQPEDLIDVAHVVTAYYTRRPDPQDVAQQVVFGTSGHRGSSLDSAFNEAHILATTQAIVEYRAAQGITGPLFIGRDTHALSEPAWASALEVLAANDVVAMIDSADRYTPTPAVSHAILTFNRGREGDLADGIVVTPSHNPPRDGGFKYNPPNGGPADTDATSVIAKRANEILADNLKAVKRMPLARALQTVHRYDYLDSYVADLPNVVNLHAIRAEGVRIGADPLGGASVDYWGAIAERHQIDLTVVNPLVDATWRFMTLDTDGKIRMDCSSPNAMAALVRKVTGQADVYQIATGNDADSDRHGIVTPDGGLLNPNHYLAVAIDYLYTHRPEWPHSTAVGKTAVSSSIIDRVVAGLERKLVEVPVGFKWFVDGLVSGSIGFGGEESAGASFLRTDGTVWTTDKDGIILALLASEILAVTGKTPSQRYAELAEQYGAPTYARIDAPADREQKARLSKLSPEQVTATELAGKPITAKLTAAPGNGAALGGLKVTTENAWFAARPSGTEDVYKIYAESFKGPEHLAEVQQAAKDVVNTVIG, from the coding sequence ATGTCAGCCAATCCGCGCGCAGGCCAACCCGCACAGCCCGAGGATCTCATCGACGTCGCCCACGTGGTGACGGCGTATTACACCAGACGGCCCGATCCGCAGGACGTCGCGCAGCAGGTGGTGTTCGGAACCTCGGGGCACCGCGGTTCCAGCCTCGACTCGGCGTTCAACGAGGCCCACATCCTGGCCACCACGCAGGCGATCGTCGAATACCGCGCGGCACAGGGCATCACCGGCCCGCTGTTCATCGGGCGCGACACCCACGCGTTGTCGGAGCCCGCGTGGGCCTCGGCGCTGGAGGTGCTGGCCGCCAACGACGTTGTGGCGATGATCGACTCGGCCGACCGCTACACGCCCACCCCCGCGGTCAGCCACGCGATCCTCACGTTCAACCGGGGCCGCGAGGGCGATCTCGCCGACGGCATCGTCGTCACCCCGTCGCACAATCCGCCGCGGGACGGCGGGTTCAAATACAACCCGCCCAACGGCGGGCCCGCCGACACCGACGCGACGTCGGTCATCGCCAAGCGGGCCAACGAGATCCTGGCCGACAACCTCAAAGCGGTGAAACGGATGCCGCTGGCGCGTGCGCTGCAGACCGTGCACCGCTACGACTATCTCGACTCCTACGTCGCCGACCTGCCCAATGTGGTGAATCTGCATGCGATCCGCGCCGAGGGCGTCCGCATCGGTGCCGACCCGCTCGGCGGGGCCAGCGTCGACTACTGGGGTGCGATCGCCGAACGCCATCAGATCGATCTGACCGTGGTCAACCCGCTCGTCGACGCCACGTGGCGGTTCATGACGCTCGACACCGACGGCAAGATCCGGATGGACTGCAGCTCACCCAATGCGATGGCTGCGCTTGTCCGAAAAGTGACCGGCCAAGCTGACGTCTATCAGATCGCCACCGGCAACGACGCCGACTCGGACCGGCACGGCATCGTCACACCCGACGGCGGGCTGCTCAACCCCAACCACTACCTCGCCGTCGCCATCGACTACCTCTACACCCACCGCCCGGAGTGGCCGCACAGCACCGCCGTCGGCAAGACCGCGGTGAGCAGTTCGATCATCGACCGCGTGGTCGCCGGGCTCGAACGCAAACTGGTCGAAGTGCCGGTCGGCTTCAAGTGGTTCGTCGACGGCCTGGTCAGCGGCAGCATCGGTTTCGGGGGCGAGGAGAGCGCGGGAGCGTCGTTCCTGCGCACCGACGGCACGGTGTGGACCACTGACAAGGACGGCATCATCCTGGCGCTGCTGGCGTCGGAGATCCTCGCGGTGACCGGGAAAACCCCGTCGCAGCGGTACGCCGAACTCGCCGAGCAGTACGGCGCACCCACCTATGCGCGCATCGACGCGCCCGCCGACCGCGAGCAGAAGGCGCGGCTGTCCAAGCTGTCGCCCGAGCAGGTGACCGCCACCGAGCTGGCCGGTAAGCCGATCACCGCCAAGCTCACCGCCGCGCCGGGCAACGGCGCCGCGCTCGGCGGCCTCAAGGTGACGACGGAGAACGCGTGGTTCGCCGCGCGACCGTCGGGCACCGAGGACGTCTACAAGATCTACGCCGAGTCGTTCAAGGGACCCGAGCATCTCGCGGAGGTGCAGCAAGCCGCCAAGGACGTGGTGAATACAGTCATCGGGTGA
- the crcB gene encoding fluoride efflux transporter CrcB, whose protein sequence is MSRHDPRELAAVFVGGAIGTLARAALETLMAPDPGRWPWPTFAVNIVGAFLLGYFTTRLLERLPVSSYRRPLLGTGFCGGLTTFSTMQVETIGMIEHGHIGLAVGYTTAGLAAGLVAVAGASALVRRARVLR, encoded by the coding sequence ATGAGCCGCCACGATCCACGAGAGCTGGCCGCGGTGTTCGTCGGCGGAGCGATTGGCACGCTGGCCCGCGCCGCGCTGGAGACACTGATGGCACCGGATCCCGGCCGGTGGCCGTGGCCCACGTTCGCGGTGAACATCGTGGGGGCGTTCCTGCTGGGTTACTTCACCACCCGGCTGCTGGAACGGTTGCCGGTGTCGAGTTACCGCAGGCCGCTGCTGGGCACCGGGTTCTGCGGCGGGCTGACGACGTTCTCCACCATGCAGGTCGAGACCATCGGCATGATCGAGCACGGCCACATCGGCCTGGCCGTGGGCTACACCACGGCCGGCCTCGCCGCCGGTCTGGTGGCCGTCGCGGGCGCCTCGGCGCTGGTGCGCAGGGCGCGGGTGCTGCGGTGA
- the crcB gene encoding fluoride efflux transporter CrcB — translation MTALVWTGVALLGGVGAVCRFLVDRAVSTRAPAGFPYGTLAVNLSGALLLGVLSGVALPAHIALVVGTGFVGSYTTFSTWMLETQRLGEERQIWPAVANIVVSMVLGLAAAGLGVFLGVFLGVFLGGRL, via the coding sequence GTGACGGCGCTGGTGTGGACCGGCGTCGCACTTCTCGGTGGCGTGGGTGCGGTGTGCCGGTTCCTGGTCGACCGGGCGGTGTCGACGCGGGCGCCGGCAGGTTTCCCGTACGGCACCCTGGCGGTGAACCTCAGCGGGGCGCTGCTGCTCGGCGTCCTCAGCGGGGTGGCGCTGCCCGCACACATCGCGCTGGTGGTGGGGACCGGGTTCGTCGGGTCCTACACCACGTTCTCCACATGGATGCTGGAAACCCAGCGGCTCGGCGAGGAACGTCAGATCTGGCCCGCGGTGGCGAACATCGTGGTGAGCATGGTGCTCGGGCTGGCCGCGGCGGGCCTTGGCGTGTTCCTTGGGGTGTTCCTTGGGGTGTTCCTGGGCGGGCGGCTGTGA
- a CDS encoding DUF190 domain-containing protein, whose product MDGTDYLKLTGYFGERQRHGDRFAADALFDLYGDAGVATSVMLRGAAGYGPGRQLRTDETLTMSEDPAVAVAAVDTAETISALAERAVDIIPRGLITVERAQLVTATTPTPTVPSTSKLTIYVGRHHRAAGVPAHRAVIALLHRLGFTAATVFVGVDGTFHGQRRRARFFSPNTHVPIMIVAVGTGEQVGAALGELNGLLPRPLMTVERAELCKRDGRLLGKPSPLPGTDAQGRAIWQKLMIHTPGAALHDGAPVHRSLVRRLLESGAADGATVVRGVWGFCGGGEPHGDSLFQIARYVPVTTIVVDTPERIAASFEIVDEVTAEHGVVTAEMVPAAVTVDGPHRSGSTALAYHSY is encoded by the coding sequence ATGGACGGCACGGACTACCTCAAGCTCACCGGGTATTTCGGCGAACGGCAACGCCACGGCGACCGGTTCGCCGCCGACGCGCTGTTCGACCTCTACGGCGACGCGGGCGTCGCGACGAGCGTGATGCTGCGCGGTGCCGCCGGCTACGGCCCGGGCAGGCAGCTCCGCACCGACGAGACGTTGACCATGTCGGAGGATCCGGCGGTGGCCGTCGCGGCGGTCGACACCGCCGAGACGATCTCCGCGCTGGCCGAGCGGGCCGTCGACATCATTCCGCGCGGGTTGATCACCGTCGAGCGCGCCCAGTTGGTCACCGCGACGACCCCAACGCCGACCGTCCCGTCGACCAGCAAGCTGACGATCTACGTCGGACGTCACCATCGCGCCGCGGGTGTGCCGGCACACCGCGCGGTCATCGCGTTGCTGCACCGGCTCGGGTTCACCGCGGCGACGGTGTTCGTGGGCGTCGACGGGACGTTCCATGGGCAGCGGCGCCGGGCCCGGTTCTTCAGTCCCAACACCCACGTACCGATCATGATCGTCGCGGTGGGTACCGGTGAACAGGTCGGCGCCGCCCTCGGCGAACTGAACGGCCTGCTGCCTCGGCCGCTGATGACCGTCGAACGCGCCGAGCTGTGCAAGCGCGACGGCCGGCTGCTCGGCAAACCCTCGCCGCTGCCAGGGACCGACGCGCAGGGGCGGGCGATATGGCAGAAGCTGATGATCCACACCCCCGGCGCCGCGCTGCACGACGGGGCACCGGTGCACCGGTCACTCGTGCGGCGCCTGCTGGAATCCGGCGCAGCAGACGGCGCGACCGTGGTGCGCGGCGTGTGGGGGTTCTGCGGCGGCGGAGAACCACACGGCGACAGCCTGTTTCAGATCGCGAGGTATGTGCCGGTGACGACGATCGTGGTGGACACCCCCGAGCGCATCGCGGCCAGTTTCGAGATCGTGGACGAGGTGACGGCCGAACACGGCGTCGTCACCGCCGAGATGGTGCCCGCGGCGGTGACGGTCGACGGTCCGCATCGGTCGGGCAGCACCGCGCTCGCGTATCACAGTTACTGA
- a CDS encoding acyl carrier protein, translating to MQSTSAEAISAALTEILREDMNVDVRRVTRDSRLVDDVGLDSVAFAVGMVAIEDKLGVALAEEDLLSCDTVGDLEAAILAKIPAEQSNQ from the coding sequence ATGCAGTCAACATCCGCCGAAGCGATCAGCGCCGCCCTGACCGAGATCCTGCGTGAGGACATGAACGTCGACGTCCGCAGGGTCACCCGGGATTCCCGGCTCGTCGACGACGTGGGCCTCGACTCGGTGGCATTCGCCGTCGGCATGGTGGCCATCGAAGACAAGCTCGGCGTCGCGCTGGCCGAAGAGGATCTGCTGAGCTGCGACACCGTCGGCGACCTCGAAGCCGCCATCCTCGCGAAGATCCCCGCGGAGCAGAGCAACCAGTGA
- the mbtM gene encoding long-chain-fatty acid--ACP ligase MbtM: MSAALREAMSTSGADLVVFEPETRSWHRHPWGQVYLRAQNVAERIGQDGSPAVGVVGEPTVEGIAAIVGALLAGSAVSILPGPVRGSDPAQWAQSTLNRFAGIGVTAVFSHGGHLEQLRGGESSLVIHDDAEVAHAQRSTTLELGAPLGDFAVLQGTAGSTGTPRTAQLRPDAVLANLRGLIDRVGLSGSDIGCSWLPLYHDMGLTFLLSAAVGGTETWQAPTAAFASAPFSWVHWLTESRATLTAAPNMAYGLIGKYSRRLTDVDLSAMRFALNGGEPVDIDGTARFGTELSRFGFDPGALSPSYGLAESSCAVTVPVPGVGLTVDEITVSTDAGTSVQKLAVLGHAIAGMEVRLQPSEEDAGVVDREVGEVEIRGTSMMAGYRGEAPLRPGEWFPTGDLGYLTDDGLVICGRKKELITVAGRNIFPTEIERIAAQVKGIREGAVVAVGTNERAVRPGLVIAAEFRGTDEAGARSEVVQRVASECGVVPADVVLLAPGSLPRTSSGKLRRLQVKRQLEESRG, encoded by the coding sequence CTGTCCGCGGCGCTGCGGGAGGCCATGAGCACCAGCGGCGCCGACCTCGTGGTGTTCGAACCGGAAACCCGTAGCTGGCACCGGCATCCGTGGGGACAGGTGTATCTGCGGGCGCAAAACGTCGCCGAACGCATCGGCCAGGACGGCTCCCCGGCCGTCGGCGTCGTCGGCGAGCCGACCGTCGAGGGCATTGCGGCGATCGTCGGCGCGCTGCTCGCGGGTTCGGCCGTGTCGATCCTGCCCGGACCGGTCCGCGGATCCGATCCCGCCCAGTGGGCGCAGTCGACGCTGAACCGTTTCGCGGGTATCGGCGTGACGGCGGTCTTCAGCCACGGCGGTCACCTCGAGCAACTCCGCGGCGGCGAGAGCTCACTGGTGATCCACGACGACGCCGAGGTGGCCCACGCCCAGCGGTCGACCACCTTGGAACTCGGCGCGCCGCTCGGCGATTTCGCGGTCCTGCAGGGCACAGCGGGCTCCACCGGCACCCCGCGCACGGCGCAGCTGCGGCCCGACGCGGTCCTGGCCAATCTGCGCGGCCTCATCGACCGGGTTGGCCTGTCCGGCAGCGACATCGGCTGCTCATGGCTGCCGCTGTACCACGACATGGGCCTGACCTTCCTGCTCAGCGCCGCCGTGGGGGGAACCGAGACCTGGCAGGCGCCGACCGCCGCGTTCGCCTCCGCGCCGTTCAGCTGGGTGCACTGGCTGACCGAGAGCCGCGCCACGCTCACCGCGGCGCCGAACATGGCGTACGGGCTGATCGGCAAGTACTCGCGCAGGCTCACCGACGTCGACCTGTCGGCGATGCGGTTCGCCCTCAACGGTGGCGAACCCGTCGACATCGATGGCACCGCACGGTTCGGCACCGAGCTGAGCCGGTTCGGGTTCGATCCGGGGGCCCTGTCACCGTCCTACGGCCTGGCCGAATCCTCGTGCGCCGTCACGGTTCCCGTCCCAGGCGTCGGCCTCACAGTCGATGAGATCACCGTCAGTACCGACGCGGGCACGTCGGTGCAGAAGCTCGCCGTCCTCGGCCACGCCATCGCCGGCATGGAGGTGCGACTGCAACCCAGCGAGGAGGACGCCGGCGTCGTCGACCGCGAGGTGGGTGAGGTCGAGATCCGCGGCACCTCGATGATGGCCGGCTACCGCGGCGAGGCCCCGCTGCGGCCCGGCGAATGGTTCCCCACCGGAGACCTCGGCTATCTCACCGACGACGGGCTCGTGATCTGCGGGCGCAAGAAGGAGCTCATCACCGTCGCCGGACGCAACATCTTCCCCACCGAGATCGAGCGGATCGCCGCCCAGGTCAAGGGCATTCGGGAAGGTGCGGTCGTGGCCGTCGGCACCAACGAGCGGGCCGTGCGCCCCGGCCTGGTGATCGCCGCCGAATTCCGCGGCACCGACGAAGCCGGGGCCCGCAGCGAGGTGGTGCAGCGCGTGGCCTCCGAGTGCGGCGTGGTGCCCGCCGATGTGGTGTTGCTGGCGCCGGGTTCACTTCCGCGCACCTCCTCGGGCAAGCTGCGCCGGCTTCAGGTCAAACGACAGTTGGAGGAATCGAGAGGATGA